GATCCGTTTGAAGGAGCGACTATAAGTAAAGAAGACATGTGGGCTTCCTTTGCTAATGATGATGCAAATAGAGGCTCCTTCTCTTCAGTGGTGTCTGATAAGTCTCCGAGAGTTAGGGATAATCTTGAACCGATTAACATTGAAGGACAAGAAGAGACTGGGATTTGGGTGCATCAACCAGGAACTGAAGTCTCACAGATATGGGAGCCGAGGAAAGGCAAGAGTCGATGTGTAGACAACAACATACGTGGAGTTACTCTTGAGGCTTCTACTGGTAGTAATGAAAGCAGCAGTCCTGATGAGAACCAGGAAGGGAAGAACAAAGCGAGGTCTGTTGGTAAAGGATTGAAGAAAGTGTTTCATAGGAATGGGAAGAAGGAAGAGTCTGGGAACGTGGAGGAGGATGTGAGGTCTCCTAGGATCAACTTGAAGGCGTTGAATCGAAAGGATGTTGGTGTTAAGTACATAGTTGAAGACCGTTTGTCTGGGCCTTTGACGGGGAGAAGTCCGAGAGGTGAGAGCTTTGGCTCTGAGGATGGTCAGAACAAGGGACATATGAAGGATGTTGCCAAGAGCATTCTGAAACACGCTGAGAAGTCTGCGAGGCATATAAAGTATGCGTTTTCGCGGAAAGGGTCGAGGAAGTCGAGAGATGATGAGTGCTCAACGGTTCCTGAGAATGAGTCTGTGTTTGGTTCAGAATGTCAGTTTGAAtattctgatgatgatgatactgCACATGGAAGTGTGCAGGGGACACCAAGGAAAGCAAAAGATGAAGGTAAAGGTGTGAGGGCAGGAGAAGATGGTCttgtgaatacatcagcaaacTCTAAAGAAGATTCTAGAGGTGTTACACATATGGATGCTTCTGCTGGAGCTGAGAAAGTCTCTACGCCAAAAAAAGTCCAATGATAGAAAATAGATATAGGTAATAAAAGGCTTGTTAAGTTGAGTAGTTTTAAATTTACAACAAAGGAAAATATTGTACagcttttgagttttgagtcttATGTGTTGGTTTACAGCTTTTTGAGTGTCTGTCTAATCACTGGCTTTGAAACTATTCTAAATATTCTCAAGCAAATGCTCTGTCTTAATAGAAAGAAGTTTGACCACTTAATCGTGTTCTGATTTAGAGGGACAACACCAATGATAGAACATACGGTTATCCGTGTGTTACACAATAACTCTGCTGTAAGACACGAGCTGTGTGTCTCGAGAGCTTtcacaaagaagaagatatgaagTAGACATGTTATTGACACATAGCATAGCAGACGCGCCTCACGCGCCTGTGCGAAAAATCTCCCAAACTGAAAACCACTTCGTTTCACCTCCTCCGTCGCCGTCTACGGCGCCGGTCACCCCCTGCGGCCATGGCAAAAAAGAAGCCACCCAAAGGAAAGCCACCAAACCGTTCAACCACTCACCCCTGCTCTGCCTCTCGCTCCACCTCTGCGTCCAAGCCTCGCACTGTCTCACCACACGCTGCTGGCTCCGACTCCGTTACTGGAAAGGTCGATCCTGACTTTTCCCCAGTCAAAGATGCCCAGACTACTGCTACTGTAGTGGATCTGGCCATGGAGATTGAAACCCCCAATCTCGAAAACCTAGCTACAGAATCGAATGCTGTACCTAGACCTACAATTCCCGACACCACTGTTGATGCAAACACTGGAAAGGAAACGGGAACAGACTTGAAATCCTCTCAGGATAGAATGACCAGCAACGGTTCCTCTCCTGCAAAGTCCACTGTTCCTCTATCGAGTCCCAGCCCTGCAGAACTCTGGAAAGGTTTTGTGAAGGAAGCTTCTATAAAACTTCAACCGAAGGAGAAGCCGTTCTTGCTGGACTCTGGTGAACCGTGCGTTACCATTCCAAATGCAGTTGttgaaaagaacaaaaaagcCTGGGAATGCTTTATCCTTGGTCAGTTCTACAACGACGCCCCTGCCCGGGGTGCCGTTCATGCAATTGTAAATGGAATTTGGAGTAAACACCGTAGAGACATCACGGTATCGAAGATGGATAATCAAGCTTTCCTTTTCCGTGTACCCTGTCCTCATGCCCGTAGACGCATCCTTGCTCAGAACTTCTGGCAGATCGATGGGCAAACGATGTTTGTAGCCAAGTGGTCTCCAGGCCTTCAACAGGTTAAACCTGAGCTCGAGATGGTGCCGGTTTGGCTCGAGCTTAGAGGAGTTCCGCTTCAGTTCTTCAACCAAGATGCTTTGCAAGAAATTGCAGGAATAGTGGGCCACCCTGTTTGCCTTCATCCGTCAACGGAGCAACTTATCGACATTGAAGTGGCAAAGGTCTACACTGTTATTGATCCTCGAAAGCCTCTCCCAAACTTTGTCAATGCACGGTTTGAGAGTGGAGATACTCGACGCATATCTGTTTCTAGCCCCTTCATGCCGTCATTGTGCTCCTTTTGCAAGAAAGTCGGTCATACCATCTCCCGCTGTAAGGATGCGCCTAAGACATGTACTCTCTGCAACTCTGTCAAGCACCTAACGGTTGATTGCTCGAGATATAACCGCGAAAAGGCAAGAGGAAAGGTTCCTATAAAAAGCCTTCTACCAATTGTCTCTCAGACAAAAAAAGTCTACAGACCAGTGGGAGATAAGAACAAGGGTGCGACGGCCTCTTCTTCTGTCCCTCCAGCACGGTCTGATATTCCCTCAGAGCGGTCTACTCCAGCTCGGGCTAATTCTCCTTTACTACGGACTAATCCTCCTTCACTTCCACAGCGCTCGAAGTCCTTGGAGAACAGGCAAAGATCAGTGTCTCCTATCAGCCACCACTCTCAGCATGTGAATCTTCATTCCCAGACGTTGGCTGTCGAGATTAATGATCTGGTTGAAGGTGGCCTTGTCGTTGATTTAACCCCTTATTCCTCAAAAAACTCCATCTCATCTGGTCATGTTTCTGATGGTAGTAACTTTTCGGGTGATGAGGATCCGGGTGACGGAGATGATAAATACATCGAAGTCATTTCTCGAAGAATGAAGAAACAGTTAAAAGGAAAGGCTAGGGCAGGAGGCCCTTTAATCCTCTAAATTTTACCTCTTATATATGGATCTTTTTTGTTGGAATATAAGAGGAATAAATGATTCTGTAAAGCGGAGGGGTTTTAGGAAATGGATGCGGAAGAATAAACCTATTTTTGGTGGTCTCGTGGAGACACATGTACTGCTACCTAAGTCGGATGCTATTTTGAACTCTATTCTACCGGGTTGGTCTTTTCACAGTAATTACGATCACTCGGATATCGGAAGAATTTGGGTTGTTTGGCACCCATCTGTTCAAGTCAAAATCATCTCGAGCTCACGTCAAATGACTACTTGTCTTGTGAAGCTCCCAAATGTCAGAAATGAAATTGCAATCTCCTGTGTGTATGGTTCAAATTGCAGGATTGAGAGACGCACGCTTTGGCAAGAATTGGAAGCATGCTCCTCACTTCCGCAGCTGGTAAACGTCCCGTGGCTTATCTATGGTGATTTCAATGAAATATTAGATCCTTCAGAACACTCAAAGATTGACCAATTCTCTTTCCCACGGGGCATGAGGGACTTCAAGGAGTGCATTGACGAATGCTCTCTCTTTGACCTTCCTTACTGTGGGAACTCTTTCACTTGGTCCAATGGACATGTGTCAAAAAAGCTGGATAGAATTCTCACTAATTCAGCTTGGCTCCAGCAATTTCCGGAATCTATTGGAGTCTTCGGAGTTCCGGGTATTTCTGATCACTCTCCATGCTGTGTTTTTCTTGACCAACACAGGCCAAAGCAGAAACGACCCTTTAAATTTTTCGCTCACCTGAATCAGCATGAGGATTTTGTTGAGATCCTTGGTAACTGTTGGAACTCTTTGGATTTTCATGGTACTAATCAGCTAAGAGTTTCTAAAAAGTTGAAAGAGCTTAAGGGAGTTATTAAATCCTTCAGTAGAGAACACTTCTCTCATCTGGAGCAACGGGTTGAAGAAGCTTTCACGGATCTTTGTCTTGCTCAAGCAAACTCTCTTGATAACCCATCGCCTACTGCTACTAATTTAGAGAGAGATGCGCATCACCGTTGGCATGTGCTAGCAAAGGCTGAGGATTCCTTTCTGAAGCAGAGATCGAGGGTTCAATGGTCTGTCGATGGAGATTCAAACACTGCATATTATCACAGAATAATTAAATCAAGGCAAGCTCAAAACCAAATTGTGTTTCTGCTAGGCAGGGATGGAACTATTATTGAAAGGATTGAGGACATAAAAGAGCATGCTGTTGATTACTACACTCTTCTTCTCGGCGGCCCAACTTCATCAGCTGCTCCTTCTCCTTCTGTTATCGCCTCTTTCCTGCCTCTTCGTTGCTCTCCTGAGGCTGTGAGTCTCCTTGATGCAGGTTTCAGCGATCTCGATATTCAGACAGCTTTCTTTGCTCTTCCAAAGTCCAAAGCTCCTGGCCCGGACGGTTACCCTGCGGAGTTCTTCATAGCGAACTGGAGTGTGGTTGGGACGGATATGATAGCAGCGATCAAAGAATTTCTGACTACAGGCTGTCTCCTACAGCAATGGAACTCGACTATCATCTCCCTGATCCCCAAGAAGCCTAATGCGAATCAGATGACTGAGTTTAGGCCAATATCGTGTTGCAATACTGTCTACAAGGTAGCCTCTAAGCTTCTTGCGAACAGAATAAAAGCAGCTTTGCCAAagctcatctcttcttctcaaTCAGCCTTTGTACCGGGGCGCCTTCTGGTTGAGAATGTGCTGTTAGCTACAGAGCTTGTCTCTGGGTATAAGTGGAAAGATATCTCAAAGCGATGTATGCTGAAGGTTGATCTGCAAAAAGCATTTGATTCGATCAACTGGGATTTTATCTTGAACACGCTAGAGGCTCTCGGTTTTCCTTCTCACTTTCGGAAACTGATTTCTCAGTGTATTTCCACCACCAGATTTTCTGTTTCAGTGAATGGAGAGCTTTGTGGGTATTTTAAAGGAACAAAGGGATTGCGTCAGGGAGACCCGCTATCTCCCTATCTTTTTGTTATCGCTTTGGAGGTCTTTTCCCAAATGCTAAATGCAAAATTCAGAGTAGGAGACATTGGCTATCATCCCAATACATCAGAGATTGAGGCTACGCACCTGGCTTTTGCTGACGACATTATGATATTCTTTGATGGTGAGAAAAGCTCCCTTGAAAACATTGTTGATACTATGGAGTTATTTGCCACATGGTCGGGATTAAGAATGAATAAGGACAAGACGGAACTCTTCGTTGGAGGCTTGAATCAGGCTGAAACTACTGACCTTACTAGTCTCGGGTTCAACCTCGGTTCAATGCCTGTCCGCTACTTGGGCCTCCCTCTTATGCATCGCAAGCTGCAGATCTCCAACTACAGACCACTGCTCCAAAAAATCAAGGGACATTTTACTGCTTGGTCTACAAAGAAGCTATCTTATGCTGGTCGTGCTCAGTTGATCTCTTCGGTTATCTATGGTACCATAAATTTCTGGACATCTGCGTTTGTTCTCCCAAAAGGATGCATCAAACAAATCCAGAGTCTGTGCTCTTGTTTCCTGTGGACTGGAAATATCACTCGCAAAGGAGTAGCGAAAATTGCGTGGAGTACAGTGTGCTTACCAAAAAAAGAAGGAGGACTGGGGCTCAGGGACTTTGAGACGTGGAACAAGACTCTTTGCCTAAAGCTTATTTGGATGTTATATACACCAAACCCGTCACTGTGGGCTTCTTGGATCAGGAAATACAAAATTGGAGATGAAAGCTTCTGGAGCTTAGAAGCTAAAAAGGCAGGATCTTGGACATGGAGATCTCTACTGAACTTGCGCCCTATAGCTTCAAACTTTTTGAAAGCAAATCTTGGGAATGGACAGAAAATTAGTTTTTGGTGGGACATTTGGACGCCTCTTGGTCGCTTGATTGAATTATTTGGCGACTCGGGCCCTAGAGAACTCTGCATTCCTTTATATGCTTCAGTCGCTGATACTTGTGATGAGAATGGCTGGCGGTTGAGAGGCGCTCGATCTCTTGCTGCAGAAAGCCTTCAAATTTATCTCACGGGTATTATTCTTCCTTCACTCTCTCAAGATGATGATGTGTTTCACTGGGTTATTGATGGTGATGCTATGCCTCGTTACTCTGCCTCTCGAACTTGGGAAGAGCTTCGAAACAGAGCACCGTTAGTCTCTTGGTCCACCAGTGTATGGTTCAAGATGGCCACGCCTCGTCACGCCTTCCTCATGTGGATTGCGCATAATGATAGAATGCCTACACGGGTAAGACTATCAAGCTGGGGTCTAGGGACTTCTACAAGCTGCTGTCTCTGTGATTCAGCTCTGGAAACAAgagatcatcttcttctgggtTGTGAAATCAGTGAACAGATTTGGAAACTGGTTCTTCAACGGTTGGGCTATACACATTCAGCCTTCATGACTTGGACTTCTTTTGTTGAATGGATTTCTCTAAAGGACTCCACTACTCCTTTGATTCTCAAGAAGCTGGTTGCTCATGCAACTATCTACAACATTTGGGCAGAGCGGAATAAACGCCTACACCAGGGAATCTCCTCAACTCCTCCAACGATCTACAAGCTCATAGACCGCAACATCAGAGACACGATCTTGGggaagaaaaaaatcaagaagAGCTTCAAAACACTTATGCTATCATGGCTAAGAAATGTCTAGAAAATCTTCTTCTCATATGGGTTTcactttgtttttattcttttttgccAAAGTGCACCCAGTCTGGCTTTAGTTTTTTGTAAAGTTTACAAACttctttcatatttatatgatattcacatccttggcaaaaaaaaaaaaaaaaaaaaagcatagcAGACGCATGGATCATTGGGTATATATTGCTTACTTTTAGTCTTCTGATCATGTAAAGTGGCCTCTCTTTTATGCCATATTtaaatcttttgtttttcttaaccCAATTTCATTGAtgttaaaacattatataaactaaatacaACTCACTTAGCATAAATGTAAGTCCATTACAGAACTAATTCTAAGGTGAAATAAAGTATATATTAAATTCTATCTTTTAAACATTTGAAACCGTATGAAAGTATATATGTGTATCCAACTCATGTTGATAGATGCTAGTTTTAGTAACTAATCTTCTCATCAAGTGATCATTGCATTAtctaaagaatatatataattaacagcAGTCTTTGTTATATTATTATGACTCCACGAGACCAATCAAATCTTACATAACTACATATTCTCTTGCCATAGAGAAAGAGTTGGTTCCTCAAATGTAAGTCCATAATTAATATGAGAATAATAATCACCACCTTCAATCTCAAGAACACTACTATCTACACCATCCATGTAAGAAAGTTCCGTACACCAATTCATCATCTCGTCATCATTTTGCGACGACATCAAACCAATATCAAAGTCCTTAAGCCACCCGAAATCATCTTCAATGCCGGATTTCTCCTGTTGAAGATCATTTTCCCGAGATTCCATGGGCGAAGAAGAACTCGAGTTGATCTCCACTTCTAAAGATCTAATCACGCGGTTTAGttcctcttctttctctttgttgATGCTGCTATCGAGAGGCGATTCTTCTTCCAGAAACGACATGATCATAAGCTCATTGTTAAAAATCTCCATTCCTTGATCCATACCATATTGAACAGACGCCATTTGTGAGAATGTGTAAAGTGTTATgaagagaaaaatatataaaaacttgggaggatatattttaacatgagcCAAAGCTAAGGTCTTATATAGAGGGAAGTgttcaattaattaattaggcATATTGGCACATGAGATAAGATGTCTCCCCACACTACACGACCAATCATGTGATCATTTGTAATTTGATACGATGATGATAATAATAGTTTGTAATAAAGAATAAGAGGGATAATATTGTAGCTTTTGGCCTAACTGATATTGAACCATTGAGGAGACAtgactgaatgaaatttattaatggatataatattataattagaaAATTAGTTGAGTGTCAAATCTCAAGTGTCTAAGTGGAATATGCGTATAGGGAAGATCTTGAAAGTTTGGTATAATGCACAACCCACTAATAGATATGGTACTTTAGGCAAAGAAACAAACCCGAGACATCTGCTTTATCGTGTTTGCAATTAATTTGGGAACAAATCAACGGACGTAATATGCTACGGATAATACCACTACTATGTAGACAGAGAATACCACGACTATAAAATATCCACAAAGTAATTGTTTTTATGAAAGATTTGATTCC
The Brassica napus cultivar Da-Ae chromosome A1, Da-Ae, whole genome shotgun sequence DNA segment above includes these coding regions:
- the LOC111198818 gene encoding uncharacterized protein LOC111198818, producing MASVQYGMDQGMEIFNNELMIMSFLEEESPLDSSINKEKEEELNRVIRSLEVEINSSSSSPMESRENDLQQEKSGIEDDFGWLKDFDIGLMSSQNDDEMMNWCTELSYMDGVDSSVLEIEGGDYYSHINYGLTFEEPTLSLWQENM